From Cyanobium sp. Tous-M-B4, the proteins below share one genomic window:
- a CDS encoding urease accessory protein UreD, with the protein MNHPNTIAAGRWHGSAELEFKARQGSPGEPLVTVHQGWATSPLKLQRAYPQADGRCELPLLHTAGGLVGGDQLTVRAYLAPGSQALLTSVAAQKVYGSVGRSRLVPQGQWARQSLHFSLEAGSDLEWLPQELVLFAGGLLEQNITVELAAGASWLGMDVVRLGRSAAGETLGQGCWRSRLQVCRRGPEGRRWELVDPLEISGASLAAEHGMASQPVLGSLVWAAPQPLGAAALAQLLADCRSDRQGLEGDLACGALDQGLIARYRGPSSQAARFWFTSVWARIRAARGLSAPELPRVWPFQEQPLGSG; encoded by the coding sequence GTGAATCATCCCAACACCATTGCGGCAGGCCGCTGGCACGGCTCCGCTGAGCTGGAGTTCAAGGCCAGGCAGGGCAGTCCGGGGGAGCCGCTGGTCACGGTGCATCAGGGCTGGGCCACCTCCCCCCTGAAATTGCAGCGGGCCTACCCCCAGGCAGACGGCCGCTGCGAATTGCCCCTCCTGCACACCGCCGGCGGCCTGGTGGGGGGCGACCAACTGACGGTGCGGGCCTACCTAGCCCCAGGTAGCCAGGCCCTGCTAACCAGCGTGGCGGCCCAGAAGGTGTATGGCTCGGTGGGGCGCTCCCGCTTGGTGCCGCAGGGCCAGTGGGCCCGCCAGAGTTTGCACTTCAGCCTTGAAGCCGGCAGCGACCTGGAATGGCTGCCCCAGGAGCTGGTGCTGTTTGCCGGCGGACTGCTGGAGCAGAACATCACGGTGGAGCTAGCAGCGGGGGCCAGCTGGCTGGGCATGGACGTCGTACGGCTGGGCCGCAGTGCCGCTGGTGAAACCCTGGGCCAGGGCTGCTGGCGCTCACGGCTGCAGGTGTGTCGCCGCGGCCCCGAAGGTCGCCGCTGGGAGCTGGTGGATCCCCTGGAAATCAGCGGCGCCAGCCTCGCTGCAGAACACGGCATGGCGAGCCAACCGGTGCTGGGATCGCTGGTGTGGGCGGCGCCGCAGCCCCTGGGGGCCGCTGCCCTGGCCCAGCTGCTGGCCGACTGCCGCAGCGACCGCCAGGGCCTGGAGGGCGACCTGGCCTGCGGAGCCCTAGACCAGGGCCTGATCGCTCGCTACCGCGGCCCTTCCAGTCAGGCGGCCCGGTTTTGGTTCACCAGTGTATGGGCCCGGATCCGGGCCGCACGCGGCCTCAGCGCCCCGGAACTGCCGCGGGTATGGCCCTTCCAGGAACAGCCCTTGGGTTCAGGCTGA
- a CDS encoding urease subunit beta, with amino-acid sequence MPPLIPGELLPEPGEIVLNAGRPVTTLLVANSGDRPVQVGSHFHFFEANSALKFDRDAARGLRLDIPAGTAIRFEPGDSREVQLVPFAGERRIFGFNGLVNGPLD; translated from the coding sequence ATGCCCCCCCTGATCCCTGGTGAACTACTGCCCGAGCCCGGCGAAATCGTGCTGAACGCCGGTCGGCCCGTGACAACGCTGCTGGTGGCCAACAGCGGCGACCGGCCCGTGCAGGTGGGCTCCCACTTCCATTTCTTTGAGGCCAACAGCGCACTCAAATTCGACCGCGACGCGGCCCGCGGCCTGCGGCTCGACATCCCCGCCGGCACGGCTATCCGCTTCGAGCCCGGCGACAGCCGCGAGGTGCAGCTGGTGCCCTTCGCCGGCGAGCGCCGCATCTTCGGCTTCAACGGCTTGGTCAACGGACCGCTCGATTAA
- the ureC gene encoding urease subunit alpha yields MPYRISRRAYAETYGPTTGDRLRLADTELFLEVEKDFTVYGDEVKFGGGKVIRDGMGQGQTPRSQGAVDTVITNALILDWWGIVKADIGLRDGRICAIGKAGNPDTQAGVTIVVGPGTEAIAGEGHIITAGSIDTHIHFICPQQIETALASGVTTLLGGGTGPATGTNATTCTPGAFHLARMLQAAEGLPVNLGFYGKGNASTPEAIEEQVRAGACGLKLHEDWGTTPAAIDCCLTVADRFDVQVCIHSDTLNEAGFVEDTIRAIGGRTIHTFHTEGAGGGHAPDIIKICGEANVLPSSTNPTRPYTRNTLEEHLDMLMVCHHLDPRIPEDVAFAESRIRRETIAAEDILHDLGAFSIIASDSQAMGRVGEVITRTFQTAHKMKVQRGALPEDAASSGGRNDNTRLKRYIAKTTINPAIAHGLDSQIGSVEVGKLADLVLWKPGFFGVKPELVIKGGSIVWAQMGDANASIPTPGPVHGRPMFAAFGAALAPSCLTFMSQAALDADLPRQLGLKRPCVPVTNTRGDIGKASMKNNTALPNVEVDPQTYEVFADGVHLSCEPAEVLPMAQRYFLL; encoded by the coding sequence ATGCCCTATCGCATCTCCCGCCGCGCCTACGCCGAGACCTACGGCCCCACCACCGGCGATCGGCTGCGCCTAGCCGACACCGAGCTGTTTCTGGAAGTGGAAAAAGATTTCACTGTCTACGGCGATGAGGTGAAGTTTGGCGGCGGCAAGGTGATCCGCGACGGCATGGGCCAGGGCCAGACACCCCGCAGCCAGGGCGCCGTGGACACAGTCATAACCAACGCCCTGATCCTGGATTGGTGGGGGATCGTCAAGGCCGACATCGGCCTGCGCGATGGCCGCATCTGCGCCATCGGCAAGGCGGGCAACCCCGACACCCAGGCCGGCGTGACGATCGTGGTGGGACCGGGCACCGAAGCGATCGCCGGCGAGGGCCACATCATCACCGCCGGTTCAATCGACACCCACATCCACTTCATCTGCCCCCAGCAGATTGAAACGGCCCTGGCCAGCGGTGTAACCACCCTGCTGGGGGGCGGCACCGGCCCGGCCACCGGCACCAACGCCACCACCTGCACCCCGGGCGCCTTTCACCTGGCCCGCATGTTGCAGGCCGCCGAGGGCCTGCCGGTGAATCTGGGCTTCTACGGCAAGGGCAACGCCTCCACCCCCGAAGCGATCGAAGAGCAGGTGCGCGCCGGCGCCTGCGGCCTCAAGCTGCACGAAGACTGGGGCACCACCCCAGCCGCGATCGACTGCTGCCTCACGGTGGCCGATCGCTTTGACGTGCAGGTGTGCATCCACTCCGACACCCTCAACGAGGCCGGCTTTGTGGAAGACACGATCCGCGCCATCGGCGGCCGCACCATCCACACCTTTCACACCGAAGGAGCCGGCGGCGGTCACGCCCCCGACATCATCAAAATCTGCGGCGAAGCCAACGTGCTGCCCAGCAGCACCAACCCCACCCGCCCCTACACCCGCAACACGCTCGAGGAGCACCTCGACATGCTGATGGTGTGCCACCACCTGGATCCACGCATCCCGGAGGATGTGGCCTTCGCCGAGTCGCGCATCCGCCGCGAAACGATTGCCGCCGAAGACATCCTCCACGACCTGGGCGCCTTCTCGATCATCGCCAGCGACTCCCAGGCCATGGGCCGGGTGGGCGAGGTGATCACCCGCACCTTCCAGACCGCCCACAAGATGAAAGTCCAGCGCGGCGCCTTGCCCGAAGACGCCGCTTCCAGTGGAGGGCGCAACGACAACACCCGCTTGAAGCGCTATATCGCCAAAACCACGATCAACCCGGCGATCGCCCACGGGCTTGATTCCCAGATCGGTTCGGTGGAGGTGGGCAAGCTTGCCGATCTGGTGCTGTGGAAGCCGGGCTTTTTCGGGGTGAAACCGGAATTGGTGATCAAGGGCGGCTCAATCGTGTGGGCCCAGATGGGCGATGCCAACGCCTCGATCCCCACCCCCGGACCGGTGCACGGCCGGCCGATGTTTGCCGCTTTTGGGGCCGCCCTGGCCCCCAGTTGCCTCACCTTCATGAGCCAGGCAGCCCTCGATGCCGACCTACCCCGCCAGCTGGGCCTGAAACGCCCCTGCGTGCCAGTGACCAACACCCGCGGCGACATCGGCAAGGCCTCAATGAAAAACAACACGGCCCTGCCGAATGTTGAGGTTGACCCCCAGACCTATGAGGTGTTCGCCGATGGGGTGCACCTCAGCTGCGAACCAGCCGAGGTGCTGCCAATGGCCCAGCGCTACTTCCTGCTCTAA
- the urtD gene encoding urea ABC transporter ATP-binding protein UrtD: MVAPLLELRGVSVSFDGFWALNDLNLSLAPGELRAVIGPNGAGKTTFLDVITGKVRPTKGDVVFRGRSLLGIAEHRIARLGIGRKFQTPRVYQNLSPRRNLELAVKGSHSPFKLLFGSLDSRQRQRVQELLAVVGLEAHASRRAGSLSHGQKQWLEIAMLLAQDPYVLLVDEPVAGLAEEETERTGALLRSLAGDHTVLVIEHDMDFIRELDCPVTVLHEGHVLCEGTMETVQSDPRVIEVYLGVEDDV; the protein is encoded by the coding sequence TTGGTCGCCCCGTTGCTGGAGCTACGCGGGGTAAGCGTCAGCTTCGATGGTTTTTGGGCCCTCAACGATCTCAACCTCTCCCTGGCACCCGGTGAGCTGCGGGCCGTGATCGGCCCAAATGGGGCGGGTAAAACCACCTTCCTTGATGTGATCACAGGCAAGGTGCGCCCCACCAAAGGCGACGTGGTGTTTCGGGGGCGCTCGTTGTTAGGCATCGCTGAGCACCGCATCGCTCGGCTAGGCATTGGGCGCAAATTTCAGACGCCGCGCGTCTACCAAAACCTCAGCCCTCGCCGCAATTTGGAGCTGGCTGTTAAAGGCAGCCACTCACCCTTCAAGCTGTTGTTTGGCAGCCTCGATAGCCGTCAGCGCCAGCGCGTTCAAGAGTTGCTGGCCGTGGTTGGCCTCGAGGCCCATGCCTCCCGGCGGGCCGGCAGCCTTTCCCACGGCCAGAAGCAGTGGCTTGAGATCGCCATGTTGCTGGCCCAAGACCCTTATGTGCTGCTGGTGGATGAGCCGGTGGCCGGCCTTGCCGAGGAGGAGACCGAGCGCACCGGTGCATTGCTGCGCAGCCTTGCTGGCGACCACACCGTGCTGGTGATCGAACACGACATGGACTTCATCCGTGAGCTCGATTGCCCTGTGACCGTGCTTCATGAGGGTCACGTGCTTTGTGAGGGCACGATGGAGACGGTGCAGAGCGATCCCCGCGTGATCGAGGTTTATCTCGGTGTTGAGGACGACGTATGA
- a CDS encoding PilZ domain-containing protein has protein sequence MRQRQLFGAFVMPSHLPNLAGDASRAPGVSWSEPFSKDPGRFEAETILTGDEYLEILGPDDGQRRFERLVAPPCRPVPIQLLSPDGEPRTEWFYADILDISLGGLCLLITENHELQVGQRLLVDFKVHRATDLHRVAGLVRWFVRSGTVTTMGLGFSEPLSLLPQLLPERRNRLRDPNTVAD, from the coding sequence GTGAGACAACGGCAGCTCTTTGGGGCTTTTGTGATGCCCAGCCATCTCCCCAATCTTGCTGGCGATGCCTCCAGAGCGCCTGGGGTCTCCTGGTCCGAACCCTTCAGTAAAGATCCAGGGCGTTTTGAGGCAGAAACAATCCTCACCGGGGATGAATACCTAGAAATCCTGGGTCCCGACGATGGTCAGCGCCGCTTTGAAAGGTTGGTGGCGCCACCTTGTCGTCCGGTGCCGATTCAGCTGCTCAGCCCAGATGGCGAACCCCGCACCGAGTGGTTTTATGCCGACATCCTCGATATCAGCCTCGGTGGCTTGTGCCTGTTGATCACCGAAAACCATGAGTTACAGGTAGGTCAAAGACTGCTGGTTGATTTCAAGGTGCATCGGGCCACCGACTTGCATCGGGTGGCTGGCTTGGTGCGTTGGTTTGTGCGCTCCGGCACCGTTACCACCATGGGATTGGGCTTCAGCGAACCCCTGTCCCTGCTTCCCCAGCTGCTGCCGGAGCGGCGCAATCGCCTGCGCGACCCCAACACGGTGGCCGATTAG
- the ureE gene encoding urease accessory protein UreE, which yields MASSEPAAQPLVLSERGLAASPGDVPALVLALSAAERTQLRGLRCTVCGRQVLLQLRRGAALEPGEWLAATAAEPLVQVRAALEELMQVRSADPLALLQAAYHLGNRHVAMEIRAGELRLLADSVLAHLLEHRGLQVDQLQAPFQPESGAYGSAHSHSHDH from the coding sequence ATGGCCAGCTCCGAGCCTGCTGCCCAGCCTTTGGTGCTGAGTGAGCGCGGGCTGGCGGCAAGTCCGGGGGATGTTCCTGCCTTGGTGCTGGCCCTTTCAGCGGCGGAGCGCACCCAGCTGCGGGGGTTGCGTTGCACTGTCTGTGGCAGGCAGGTGCTGCTGCAGCTGCGCCGGGGAGCAGCCCTAGAACCCGGTGAGTGGCTGGCCGCCACGGCTGCCGAACCGCTGGTGCAGGTGCGAGCGGCGCTGGAGGAGCTGATGCAGGTGCGCAGCGCCGATCCCCTGGCCCTGCTCCAGGCCGCCTATCACCTTGGCAATCGCCACGTGGCGATGGAGATCAGGGCTGGTGAACTGCGCCTGCTCGCCGATTCCGTGCTGGCCCATCTGCTGGAGCATCGCGGCCTGCAGGTGGATCAGCTGCAGGCTCCCTTTCAGCCCGAGTCTGGTGCCTACGGCTCCGCTCATAGCCACAGCCATGACCACTAG
- the urtC gene encoding urea ABC transporter permease subunit UrtC: protein MAKLRTWLPWLLLVAAALVLPAILPPFRLNLLGRFLSLGIVALGIDLIWGFTGMLSLGQGIFFALGGYAIGMHLQLLSLAPGELPEFFGLYGVKQIPVFWQPFQSFLFTGLCIWVLPALVAGVLGYLVFRNRIKGVYFSILTQAALLVFFNFFNGQQKLINGTNGLKTDTARILGELVGSDVMQRNLFWLTVALVIAAWLLCRWLTRGRFGDALIAIRDDEPRLRFTGYNPTAYKTLVFAIAGAMAGVSGALYTVQSGIVSPQYMAVPFSIEMVIWVAVGGRGTLIGAVLGAVLINYAKSLVSEQLPETWLFIQGGLFLLVVTALPDGLVGWWRQGGPRHIQAMVGWPPLAPTYPGLDLDPAAQAERQAFRSDLPPGGAP, encoded by the coding sequence ATGGCGAAATTGCGCACCTGGTTGCCTTGGCTGCTGCTTGTGGCAGCAGCGTTGGTCTTGCCGGCAATCCTGCCGCCCTTCCGGCTCAACCTGCTGGGTCGGTTTTTGTCGCTTGGAATCGTAGCCCTGGGTATAGACCTGATCTGGGGTTTTACTGGCATGCTGAGCCTGGGTCAGGGCATCTTCTTTGCCCTAGGTGGCTATGCCATTGGCATGCATTTGCAGCTTTTATCTCTAGCGCCTGGGGAGTTGCCAGAGTTTTTCGGGCTTTATGGGGTCAAGCAAATCCCTGTTTTTTGGCAGCCGTTTCAGTCGTTTCTGTTTACGGGATTGTGCATTTGGGTGTTGCCTGCCCTAGTGGCTGGTGTGCTTGGTTATCTGGTTTTTCGCAATCGCATCAAAGGGGTCTATTTCTCGATTCTTACCCAGGCGGCCCTGCTGGTCTTTTTCAACTTTTTTAATGGCCAGCAGAAGCTGATTAATGGCACTAACGGCCTCAAAACCGATACCGCCCGGATCTTGGGTGAGCTGGTGGGCAGTGATGTCATGCAGCGCAATCTTTTTTGGCTCACTGTGGCGTTGGTGATCGCTGCGTGGTTGCTCTGCCGCTGGCTCACCCGTGGTCGCTTCGGCGATGCCTTGATCGCCATCCGTGACGACGAGCCGCGGCTGCGTTTCACCGGCTACAACCCCACTGCCTACAAAACCCTGGTGTTTGCCATTGCTGGAGCCATGGCTGGCGTGAGTGGTGCGCTGTACACCGTGCAGTCCGGCATTGTGTCGCCCCAATACATGGCCGTGCCTTTCTCGATTGAGATGGTGATTTGGGTGGCAGTGGGTGGCCGCGGCACCTTGATTGGAGCCGTGCTTGGTGCCGTTTTGATCAACTACGCCAAGAGCTTGGTGAGTGAACAACTGCCGGAAACCTGGCTGTTTATCCAGGGTGGTTTGTTCCTATTGGTGGTCACGGCGCTGCCTGATGGGTTGGTGGGCTGGTGGCGTCAGGGTGGCCCGCGCCATATCCAGGCCATGGTTGGCTGGCCACCATTGGCGCCCACCTATCCAGGCTTGGATCTCGACCCTGCGGCGCAGGCGGAGCGCCAGGCGTTTCGGTCCGATCTTCCTCCTGGAGGTGCTCCATGA
- a CDS encoding urea ABC transporter permease subunit UrtB, producing the protein MDLLYDTLFNGLAIGSVLVLAALGLAVVFGLMGVINMAHGELMMLGAYTTFVVQNLFKNGPLEGLFPIYILVAIPLAFLVSGLAGLLLEKTVIRRLYGRPLETLLATWGVSLILQQFVRSVSSAFVVGLVVAVALGLVVPRLWPSSWAQRRWTPLLGVASWVISGLLGIILASGLGGVRVLDQPWFSARNLDVTAPLWLRGSVELGGVNMPTARLFIVALTAISLVAVHWFLQKSVWGIRIRAVTQNRSMSDCLGIPTETVDALTFLVGSGLAGVAGVAVTLLGSVGPNLGGNYIVDCFMVVVLGGVGKLLGTVVAALGIGVLSYVIGSGSLLLLWPAMPAGLNELITFFATTSMAKVLVFALIVVFLQFRPAGLFPQKGRLVEA; encoded by the coding sequence ATGGATCTTCTTTACGACACACTCTTCAATGGCCTAGCCATCGGTTCTGTACTGGTGCTGGCCGCCCTTGGCTTGGCCGTTGTCTTTGGCTTGATGGGGGTCATCAACATGGCCCACGGCGAGTTGATGATGCTCGGCGCTTACACCACCTTCGTGGTGCAAAACCTATTTAAAAATGGACCCCTGGAGGGTCTTTTCCCCATCTACATTTTGGTGGCGATACCACTTGCTTTTTTAGTGAGTGGCCTGGCGGGCTTGCTGCTGGAAAAAACCGTGATTCGGCGCCTTTATGGCAGACCGCTGGAAACTCTCTTGGCCACCTGGGGGGTAAGCCTGATTTTGCAGCAATTTGTGCGCTCGGTTAGCAGTGCTTTTGTTGTGGGGCTTGTGGTGGCCGTGGCTCTTGGCTTGGTAGTGCCACGGTTGTGGCCCAGCTCCTGGGCTCAACGGCGCTGGACCCCATTGCTTGGAGTGGCTAGCTGGGTTATTTCTGGCCTGCTTGGCATCATTCTGGCCTCCGGACTGGGTGGTGTTCGGGTGCTGGATCAGCCCTGGTTTAGCGCTCGCAACCTAGACGTCACTGCTCCCCTGTGGTTGCGTGGCTCGGTTGAACTTGGCGGTGTCAATATGCCAACGGCACGCCTGTTCATTGTTGCTCTTACGGCGATTTCACTTGTGGCGGTGCATTGGTTTCTGCAGAAGAGCGTCTGGGGTATTCGCATCCGGGCCGTTACCCAAAATCGCTCAATGAGTGACTGCTTGGGTATTCCCACCGAAACCGTAGATGCACTCACCTTTTTGGTGGGATCGGGCTTGGCTGGAGTGGCTGGAGTGGCTGTGACTTTGCTTGGCTCGGTGGGCCCAAACCTCGGCGGCAACTACATCGTTGACTGCTTCATGGTGGTGGTGTTGGGAGGGGTTGGCAAACTTCTCGGCACGGTTGTAGCGGCCCTGGGTATCGGAGTGCTCAGTTATGTGATCGGTTCAGGCTCCCTACTGCTGCTCTGGCCAGCCATGCCAGCCGGCCTCAATGAGCTGATCACATTTTTTGCCACCACCTCGATGGCAAAGGTGCTCGTGTTTGCCCTGATCGTCGTGTTCCTGCAGTTCAGGCCCGCTGGCCTGTTCCCGCAGAAGGGACGGCTGGTGGAGGCCTGA
- a CDS encoding urease accessory protein UreF, with protein sequence MTTSRLRLFQLISPALPVGAFSYSEGLEVQVQRGLLLDGAGVRAWLEAELQRGTLALEAASLPGLLLAEPAELRERDSWLLALREAAEVRAQQRQMGASLLGLLADLGFNPPALNLAWPAAFALAGRALEVAATELVEAYLYGWVANQLSAALRLVPLGPTEAQRLQLGLAPLIAERALELVAADPDQLWSGGVGAGLAQLRHAELYSRLFRS encoded by the coding sequence ATGACCACTAGCCGGTTGCGGTTGTTTCAACTGATCAGCCCGGCGCTGCCGGTGGGGGCCTTCAGTTATTCGGAGGGCTTGGAGGTGCAGGTGCAGCGCGGGCTTTTGCTGGACGGGGCTGGGGTGAGGGCCTGGCTGGAAGCTGAGTTGCAGCGCGGCACCTTGGCGCTGGAGGCGGCCAGTTTGCCCGGTTTGCTGCTGGCTGAACCAGCCGAATTGCGCGAGCGCGATAGCTGGTTGCTGGCCCTGCGGGAGGCGGCGGAGGTGCGCGCCCAGCAGCGCCAGATGGGGGCGTCGCTGCTGGGGCTGCTGGCCGATCTGGGCTTCAATCCGCCTGCCTTGAACCTGGCTTGGCCGGCAGCCTTTGCCCTGGCAGGCCGCGCCCTGGAGGTTGCCGCCACCGAGCTGGTGGAGGCCTACTTGTATGGCTGGGTGGCCAACCAGCTCAGTGCGGCGTTGCGGCTGGTGCCCCTAGGACCCACCGAGGCCCAGCGCCTGCAGCTGGGCCTGGCACCTTTGATTGCCGAGCGGGCCCTGGAACTGGTGGCTGCCGATCCCGATCAGCTTTGGAGCGGTGGTGTGGGTGCGGGTCTGGCCCAGTTGCGCCATGCCGAGCTGTACTCCAGGCTGTTTCGCAGCTGA
- the ureG gene encoding urease accessory protein UreG has product MSKLRVGVAGPVGSGKTALVEALCRRLRDRLQLAVVTNDIYTQEDAQFLTRVGALEPERIRGVETGGCPHTAIREDCSINRAAVAELEAAFPDLDLVLVESGGDNLAASFSPELVDLCIYVIDVAAGDKIPRKGGPGITRSDLLVINKIDLAPMVGASLEVMAADTECMRPGRPWCFTNIRSGEGLEAVEKFLWAQLP; this is encoded by the coding sequence ATGAGCAAGCTGCGGGTGGGCGTGGCTGGGCCGGTGGGCTCGGGCAAAACGGCCCTGGTGGAGGCCCTGTGCCGGCGACTGCGCGATCGTCTGCAGCTGGCGGTTGTTACCAATGACATTTACACCCAGGAGGATGCCCAGTTCCTCACCCGAGTTGGGGCCTTAGAACCCGAGCGCATCCGCGGCGTCGAAACCGGTGGCTGCCCCCACACCGCCATCCGCGAGGACTGTTCGATCAACCGGGCGGCGGTGGCTGAGCTGGAGGCGGCCTTCCCCGATCTGGATCTGGTGCTGGTGGAGAGCGGTGGCGACAACCTGGCTGCCAGCTTCAGCCCGGAATTGGTGGATCTTTGCATCTATGTGATCGATGTGGCCGCTGGCGACAAGATCCCTCGCAAGGGCGGCCCGGGGATCACCCGCTCCGATCTGTTGGTGATCAACAAGATCGACCTGGCTCCCATGGTGGGAGCAAGCCTTGAGGTGATGGCAGCCGACACCGAATGCATGCGCCCTGGGCGCCCTTGGTGCTTTACCAACATCCGCAGCGGCGAAGGACTGGAGGCGGTGGAGAAGTTTTTGTGGGCTCAGCTGCCCTGA
- a CDS encoding urease subunit gamma, giving the protein MHLTPQEKDKLLIVTAALLAERRLNRGLRLNHPEAVAWLSFQVIEGARDGKTVAALMAEGSTWLSREQVMEGIPELVSEVQIEAMFPDGTKLVTLHDPIR; this is encoded by the coding sequence ATGCACCTAACCCCCCAGGAAAAGGACAAGCTGCTGATAGTCACCGCCGCCCTGCTGGCAGAGAGGCGGCTCAACCGCGGCCTGCGGCTCAACCACCCTGAGGCGGTGGCCTGGCTCAGCTTTCAGGTGATCGAAGGCGCCCGCGACGGCAAGACCGTTGCCGCCCTGATGGCCGAGGGCAGCACCTGGCTGAGCCGTGAACAGGTGATGGAGGGCATTCCGGAGCTGGTAAGCGAAGTGCAGATCGAGGCGATGTTTCCCGACGGCACCAAGCTTGTGACCCTGCACGACCCGATCCGCTGA
- the urtA gene encoding urea ABC transporter substrate-binding protein — protein sequence MKSSLMRKTTMRYVAGATAMAASLSLVACGGGEKASGDFDGEVKVGILHSRSGTMAISENTVAEAELMAIEEINAKGGITIDGKKLKIVPVEEDGASDWPTFAEKAKKLIDQDQVAVVFGGWTSASRKAMLPVFEAKDHFLFYPIQYEGQECSKNIFYTGATPNQQAEPAVSWLLKNKGKDFFLVGSDYVYPRTANTIMKEQLKVEGGNLVGEDYLPLGNTEVAPIIAKIKQALPKGGVIVNTLNGDSNVAFFKQMKAAGITPANGYSIMSFSIAEEEVAAIGPEYLEGTYAAWNFFQSLDTAASKKFTTDFKAKYGENRVTNDPAESAYNMVYLWAAGAEKANSVDDNAVRKALIGVTFDAPQGKIEVQPNHHTTELVMIGEVQKDGMFKIIEDKGVLKPIAWNQFVPETKGYTCDWTQDRPDAGKFKM from the coding sequence ATGAAGTCTTCCCTGATGCGCAAAACCACCATGCGTTATGTCGCTGGTGCTACGGCGATGGCAGCCAGCCTCTCGTTGGTGGCCTGCGGCGGCGGCGAAAAAGCCTCTGGCGATTTTGACGGTGAAGTGAAGGTGGGGATTCTGCATTCCCGCTCCGGCACCATGGCCATCTCCGAAAACACGGTGGCTGAAGCCGAGTTGATGGCGATCGAGGAGATCAACGCCAAGGGCGGGATCACCATCGATGGCAAGAAGCTGAAGATTGTTCCCGTCGAAGAAGATGGTGCCTCTGACTGGCCCACCTTTGCTGAGAAAGCTAAAAAACTGATCGATCAGGATCAGGTGGCTGTTGTGTTTGGTGGCTGGACCTCAGCTAGCCGCAAGGCGATGTTGCCGGTGTTTGAGGCCAAGGATCACTTCCTCTTCTACCCGATTCAATACGAAGGTCAGGAGTGCTCCAAGAACATCTTCTACACCGGTGCCACCCCGAACCAACAGGCTGAGCCGGCGGTCTCCTGGCTGCTCAAGAATAAGGGCAAAGACTTCTTCCTAGTGGGCTCCGATTACGTGTATCCGCGCACTGCGAACACGATCATGAAGGAGCAACTCAAGGTTGAGGGCGGTAATCTGGTGGGTGAGGACTACCTGCCACTTGGCAACACCGAGGTGGCGCCGATCATTGCCAAGATCAAGCAGGCCCTGCCCAAGGGTGGTGTGATCGTTAACACGCTTAATGGCGACAGCAATGTCGCCTTCTTCAAGCAGATGAAGGCTGCTGGCATCACCCCTGCCAATGGCTACTCGATCATGAGCTTCTCAATTGCTGAGGAGGAGGTTGCGGCAATTGGCCCCGAGTATCTTGAAGGCACCTATGCGGCCTGGAACTTCTTCCAGAGTCTCGACACCGCGGCTTCCAAGAAGTTCACTACTGATTTCAAGGCCAAGTACGGCGAGAATCGGGTCACCAACGACCCGGCTGAATCCGCTTACAACATGGTCTACCTCTGGGCCGCTGGAGCGGAGAAGGCCAATAGCGTTGATGACAACGCAGTGCGCAAGGCGCTAATCGGTGTGACTTTCGATGCCCCCCAGGGCAAGATCGAGGTGCAGCCCAATCACCACACCACCGAGCTGGTGATGATTGGTGAAGTCCAAAAGGACGGCATGTTCAAGATCATCGAAGACAAGGGTGTGCTTAAGCCAATTGCCTGGAACCAGTTTGTTCCAGAAACCAAGGGTTACACCTGCGATTGGACCCAGGATCGTCCTGATGCTGGCAAGTTCAAGATGTGA